A genomic window from Tolypothrix sp. PCC 7910 includes:
- a CDS encoding bifunctional serine/threonine-protein kinase/formylglycine-generating enzyme family protein — protein MQICQNPNCSNPFNAYGNRFCLSCGQSNFGQLLRNRYRVLRLLGEGGFSRTYAAEDADRLDAPCVIKQFFPQVQGTGQRLKAAEFFKEEAFRLYELGENHTQIPRLLAYFEQGSSLYLVQEFIQGRTLLEEVQQEPFSERKIRELLADLLPVLDFVHAHNVIHRDIKPENIIRRYSDGKPVLIDFGGAKQVTQTSLARQATVIYTIGYAPAEQMAGFACHASDLYALGVTCVRLLTQCLPLQSGDGQVQDSLYDAMNAQWLWQERLQENGITLSDSLSRILHKLLQHLPKDRYQTAAEVLNDLKSTTTSDLEAEILAISQRLFLPISSVITKSQKVVVPLPPLQSFEFDVITVDTAGREVNRDRLHNEYFAEELSKAIALEMVSIPGGTFMMGSPDFEGDADERPQRQVTVAPFFMGKFPVTQAQWKAVAALPKINQPLNPYPSKNKGPNLPVENVTWYEAVEFCLRLAQKTGRDYRLPSEAEWEYACRAGTKTSYHFGETVTPDFVSCSSGDTRYRKETTTVGSFGVANAFGLYDMHGLVWEWCADPWHNNYQGAPTDASVWEDGGDMHRRVLRGGSWSFGAELCRSASRSWDESDGGLRSCGFRVAFSAE, from the coding sequence ATGCAAATCTGCCAAAATCCCAATTGCTCAAATCCGTTCAATGCGTACGGCAATAGATTTTGTTTGAGCTGCGGACAAAGCAATTTTGGTCAACTCCTAAGAAACCGCTACCGTGTATTACGCCTCTTAGGTGAAGGTGGTTTCAGTAGAACTTATGCAGCTGAAGATGCCGATAGACTAGATGCACCTTGCGTCATCAAACAATTTTTCCCCCAAGTTCAAGGGACAGGACAACGCTTAAAAGCGGCGGAATTTTTTAAGGAAGAAGCATTTCGCCTGTATGAATTAGGCGAAAATCATACACAAATTCCCAGATTGCTAGCATACTTTGAACAAGGTTCTAGCTTATATCTGGTACAAGAATTTATTCAAGGCAGAACTTTGTTAGAAGAAGTTCAACAAGAACCTTTTAGCGAACGTAAGATTCGGGAACTTTTAGCTGATCTATTGCCAGTTCTCGACTTTGTTCATGCCCATAATGTTATTCATCGTGATATTAAACCAGAAAATATTATCCGTCGTTATAGTGACGGTAAACCTGTATTAATTGATTTTGGTGGCGCAAAACAGGTCACACAAACTAGTTTAGCTAGACAAGCGACAGTAATTTATACAATTGGTTATGCTCCTGCCGAACAAATGGCTGGTTTTGCTTGTCATGCTAGCGATTTATATGCTTTGGGTGTAACTTGCGTGCGACTTTTAACTCAATGTTTGCCCTTACAAAGCGGTGATGGACAAGTTCAAGACAGCCTTTATGATGCCATGAATGCTCAATGGTTGTGGCAAGAAAGGTTGCAAGAAAATGGTATTACCCTCAGCGATAGCTTAAGCAGAATTCTGCATAAATTGCTGCAACATTTACCCAAGGATAGATATCAAACAGCCGCAGAAGTTCTCAATGATTTAAAGTCTACTACTACCTCAGATTTAGAAGCAGAAATTCTAGCGATTTCCCAAAGATTGTTCTTGCCAATATCATCCGTAATTACAAAATCACAAAAAGTTGTAGTGCCACTCCCCCCTTTACAAAGCTTTGAATTTGATGTAATTACGGTAGATACAGCAGGTAGAGAAGTAAATCGCGATCGCCTGCATAACGAATACTTTGCCGAAGAATTGAGTAAAGCGATCGCACTCGAAATGGTGTCAATTCCTGGTGGAACATTTATGATGGGTTCACCAGATTTTGAAGGCGATGCAGATGAACGTCCCCAACGCCAAGTTACAGTTGCACCCTTTTTTATGGGCAAATTTCCTGTAACTCAAGCACAGTGGAAAGCTGTCGCTGCTTTACCAAAAATCAACCAACCTTTAAATCCCTACCCGTCGAAAAATAAAGGCCCAAATCTCCCAGTAGAAAATGTCACCTGGTATGAAGCTGTAGAATTTTGTCTACGGCTAGCACAAAAAACTGGACGTGATTATCGTTTACCCAGTGAAGCCGAATGGGAATATGCTTGTCGCGCGGGAACGAAGACATCCTATCACTTTGGTGAAACTGTTACTCCTGACTTTGTTAGCTGTAGCAGTGGCGATACGAGATATCGTAAAGAAACCACAACTGTTGGTAGCTTTGGAGTCGCCAACGCCTTTGGATTATATGATATGCACGGTTTAGTGTGGGAATGGTGCGCCGATCCCTGGCACAACAATTATCAAGGCGCACCCACAGATGCAAGTGTTTGGGAAGATGGCGGTGATATGCATCGCCGGGTATTGCGCGGTGGTTCTTGGAGTTTTGGCGCAGAACTGTGTCGCAGCGCTAGTCGCAGCTGGGAT
- a CDS encoding bifunctional diguanylate cyclase/phosphodiesterase has product MKPNTALGFVLSGLALNFLHSSTKLQRRIAKGLAIAIALLGLLILSQHIFGWNLGIDQLLFSDKLGAIKTSSPGRMSPVSALNFSLIGCALWLAAHRNIHSRKVQVLALITSLTSLQVLIGYIYGVKPLFGLSSFTHTAIHTAITFFLLSIGTLFVSPTDGLMSLVISNSAGGMTARVLLPAAIAIPFILGWLRVYGEKLGLFDMAFGLSLHVIGNVIAFTGLVWYCAKGLYRLDIKRQQAEAALRYAYAELEVRVKERTAELSQANQVLEQEIAERMRTVTALHKSFREFADMKFALDQSSIVAITDAKGIITEVNNKFCELSGYSRQELIGQTHRIINSGYHPKTFFGQMWATISQGEVWQGEIKNQAKDGTYYWVATTIVPFLDDRCKPYQYIAIRSDITNRKQAEEALRESEERFRRAILDAPLPIILHAEGGEILQINRAWTEITGYCPEEIPTIADWAEKAYGTHQEQMRDAIALLYQLTERTAQGEYSVTTNTGEKRTWDFYSAPLGKLRDRRSIVMTMAIDTTERKQAAIALRESEARAKARAKELEIFMEAVPVAVWVAHDPQCHYMTNNRAAYNMMRRKPGGIMTATPATGGYPFDFKIQKNGEDIPPYELPMQKAARTGQSVEDGFEFVFDDGEVKFIDSRSVPLLDDSGNVSGVIGAFWDVTELQRALSDRQQAEEALRQSEERFRHAILDAPLPIILHTENGEILEINHTWTEITGYSIEDIPTIADWTERAYGSRQEQVQSDINRLYRLNSRAAEGEYPIRTSTGETRIWDFYSAPLGHLPDGRSLVISTAFDVTQRKQAESQLLRNAFYDGLTGLPNRALFMEQLNHSLQKAKRHQDYLFAVLFLDLDRFKIINDSLGHLKGDQFLISIARILENCIRATDIAARLGGDEFTILLEEIQDVADAIKVAERIQQELRSPLKLDGQEVFTSASIGIALSSTLNYEQPEQLLRDADTAMYQAKALGKSRYALFHPEMYATALTRLQLEADLRRAIEHQEFQLYYQPIVSLTSGRIIGFEALMRWQHPERGLVNPVDFIPLAEETGLIVEMGYWALLEACRQMQAWQQAYPHRSLEKMSVNLSARQFCQPNLIEQIRNILQSTGLNPRNLALEITESVIVENGDEAVAILSKLRDLGIEILIDDFGTGYSSLGRLYSFPISELKIDRSFVNPMTTNKRNLDIIEIIVALADKLGMSAIAEGVETQEQLAILRKLRCESVQGYFFSQPLDSSKAAALIAANPQWC; this is encoded by the coding sequence ATGAAACCGAATACTGCTTTAGGTTTTGTTTTATCTGGTTTAGCGTTAAATTTTTTACACTCAAGCACAAAATTACAGCGTCGAATAGCTAAGGGGTTGGCTATAGCGATCGCACTTTTAGGGTTACTCATTCTCAGTCAACATATATTTGGCTGGAATTTAGGTATCGATCAACTGTTGTTTTCAGACAAATTAGGAGCCATCAAGACTTCTAGCCCTGGCCGAATGTCACCTGTCTCCGCCTTAAACTTTAGCTTAATTGGTTGTGCTTTATGGCTGGCTGCTCACCGCAACATTCATTCTCGAAAGGTGCAAGTATTAGCGCTAATTACTAGCCTGACATCTCTACAGGTTTTAATTGGTTATATTTACGGAGTTAAACCCTTATTTGGATTATCATCGTTTACCCACACAGCTATTCACACAGCCATTACCTTTTTCTTACTCTCAATAGGTACGTTATTTGTGTCACCTACTGATGGTTTGATGAGTCTGGTAATTAGTAATAGCGCCGGCGGAATGACTGCAAGAGTACTCCTCCCAGCTGCGATCGCTATTCCCTTTATCTTAGGGTGGCTGCGAGTATATGGTGAAAAATTAGGTTTGTTCGATATGGCTTTTGGCTTGAGCTTGCATGTAATTGGTAATGTCATTGCCTTTACGGGATTAGTTTGGTATTGTGCCAAAGGTTTATACCGCTTAGATATTAAACGCCAACAAGCCGAAGCAGCATTGAGATATGCTTATGCTGAACTAGAAGTAAGAGTAAAAGAACGCACAGCAGAACTATCACAAGCAAACCAAGTCCTAGAGCAAGAAATTGCCGAGCGAATGCGGACAGTAACTGCTTTACACAAATCCTTCCGCGAATTTGCAGATATGAAGTTTGCCCTGGATCAATCCTCTATTGTGGCAATTACAGATGCGAAAGGTATCATCACCGAAGTTAACAATAAATTCTGCGAGCTTTCTGGATATTCCCGACAAGAATTAATTGGGCAAACCCATCGGATTATCAATTCTGGCTATCACCCGAAAACTTTTTTTGGGCAAATGTGGGCAACTATTTCTCAGGGAGAAGTTTGGCAAGGAGAAATTAAAAACCAAGCTAAAGATGGTACATACTACTGGGTGGCAACTACCATCGTGCCGTTTTTAGATGACAGATGCAAGCCATATCAATACATTGCCATTCGCTCAGATATCACCAACCGCAAGCAAGCCGAAGAAGCTTTACGTGAGAGTGAAGAACGCTTTCGTCGGGCTATTCTCGATGCACCTTTGCCCATTATTTTGCACGCTGAAGGCGGAGAAATTCTGCAAATTAACCGAGCTTGGACAGAAATTACTGGCTATTGCCCAGAGGAAATTCCCACAATTGCAGATTGGGCAGAAAAAGCCTATGGCACTCATCAAGAACAAATGCGAGATGCGATCGCTCTTTTATATCAATTAACAGAACGCACTGCTCAAGGAGAGTACTCGGTTACCACTAACACAGGAGAAAAACGCACTTGGGACTTTTATTCAGCACCACTGGGTAAACTGCGCGATCGCAGAAGTATCGTCATGACGATGGCAATTGATACTACCGAGCGCAAACAAGCTGCGATCGCTCTGAGAGAAAGCGAAGCCCGCGCCAAAGCCAGAGCTAAAGAACTAGAAATATTTATGGAAGCAGTTCCAGTCGCAGTTTGGGTTGCCCACGATCCCCAATGCCATTACATGACTAACAACCGCGCTGCCTACAACATGATGCGTAGAAAGCCAGGAGGAATCATGACGGCAACACCTGCCACTGGCGGCTATCCCTTTGACTTCAAAATTCAAAAAAATGGGGAAGATATCCCCCCCTATGAACTGCCAATGCAGAAAGCCGCCAGAACTGGGCAAAGTGTTGAGGACGGCTTTGAATTTGTCTTTGATGATGGCGAGGTGAAATTTATTGATAGTCGCTCTGTGCCATTACTCGATGATTCTGGCAATGTAAGTGGGGTGATTGGCGCGTTTTGGGATGTCACCGAACTGCAAAGGGCATTAAGCGATCGCCAGCAAGCCGAAGAAGCTTTACGCCAGAGTGAAGAACGCTTTCGGCATGCCATCCTCGATGCGCCTCTACCAATCATACTGCACACAGAAAATGGCGAAATTCTAGAAATTAATCATACATGGACAGAGATTACAGGTTACAGCATCGAAGATATCCCCACAATTGCCGATTGGACAGAAAGAGCCTATGGCAGTCGGCAAGAACAGGTGCAATCTGATATCAATCGCTTATATCGTCTCAATAGCCGTGCTGCGGAAGGTGAATATCCAATTAGAACCAGCACAGGCGAAACCCGCATCTGGGATTTTTACTCTGCACCCCTGGGACATCTACCCGATGGTAGAAGTTTGGTAATTAGTACAGCCTTTGACGTGACACAGCGCAAGCAAGCAGAATCACAATTACTGCGTAATGCTTTTTACGACGGGTTGACAGGTTTACCAAACCGAGCCTTATTCATGGAACAGTTAAACCACTCGCTGCAAAAAGCTAAACGGCATCAAGATTATTTATTTGCGGTATTATTTCTCGACTTAGACAGATTTAAGATTATCAATGATAGTCTGGGACATTTGAAAGGGGATCAATTTCTCATTTCTATCGCCCGTATTTTAGAAAACTGTATCCGCGCTACAGATATAGCTGCCAGGCTGGGGGGCGATGAATTCACTATCCTGTTAGAAGAAATTCAAGATGTTGCAGATGCGATTAAAGTAGCAGAGCGAATTCAGCAAGAACTGCGATCGCCTTTGAAACTGGATGGACAAGAAGTATTTACTAGCGCCAGTATCGGCATTGCTTTAAGCTCCACACTCAACTATGAGCAACCAGAACAGCTGCTGAGGGATGCTGACACAGCAATGTACCAAGCCAAGGCTTTAGGTAAATCACGCTATGCCCTATTTCATCCGGAGATGTATGCTACGGCGTTGACGAGATTGCAGTTAGAAGCTGATTTACGCCGCGCCATTGAACATCAGGAATTTCAACTTTATTATCAACCGATTGTTTCCCTGACTAGCGGCAGAATTATCGGTTTTGAAGCACTAATGCGCTGGCAACATCCAGAACGTGGTTTAGTTAATCCTGTCGATTTTATTCCCTTAGCAGAAGAAACTGGGCTAATTGTCGAGATGGGGTATTGGGCACTTTTAGAAGCTTGTCGCCAAATGCAAGCCTGGCAGCAAGCCTATCCTCACCGCTCATTAGAAAAAATGAGCGTTAATCTCTCAGCCAGGCAATTTTGTCAGCCCAATTTAATTGAGCAAATTCGCAATATTTTGCAATCAACAGGTCTTAATCCTCGTAATTTAGCGCTGGAAATTACCGAAAGTGTAATTGTAGAAAACGGTGATGAAGCTGTGGCAATCCTCTCAAAACTAAGAGACTTGGGTATTGAAATTTTAATTGATGATTTTGGTACTGGCTACTCTTCTTTAGGTCGTCTTTAT